From the genome of Macrobrachium nipponense isolate FS-2020 chromosome 43, ASM1510439v2, whole genome shotgun sequence, one region includes:
- the LOC135213777 gene encoding uncharacterized protein LOC135213777, whose translation MPPRPAIARGTGSQRTPRDANKSTGEEARGVAGQSSSLKLDTPPKSLPLSLSLSSGESGDNTSLGENSLNLSYASIPTDSDPSLEKSAERLYGKTTTGTSRSTLASQSRSSFPDKSPGLARAGSNRLTSSVSRLSPARRNANDVTRASDSKLDRTLSASSSHITAKASVTRTLSGPKSSLASADSASRARIVRRVMSGSRTNLSKKKSTSKTSLVVGRHNLYNRNKSGSKNSLLGSRNNLFRASLDSQKTESTTDSGCNSPLYGSQCSLDGDRKRQSSSPCPPSLRKQSGGSSSFISRMSRSDAKPKTKERSKSKENVKRESATPTRSPVRTPDTTTTPVAVTPEPETATAKTEPDSVDDDMGTDTGMGTSVEETKGCEADSTFPTVAGATVPKLQVKIVHAHTDNSASQLYENMGKPTTSFENINKPVTPIKRSCSLQLSRDSDPAAIRRRFYEMRAKSLSQSTCDGYLSDLGKENIIPLPEVGAGAGGGGGGGGISVSFRSVTSPVRRPSVNIIPNCIVSPENDERGSGSREKREVTKVVIVPEVKTKEEKGIQVEASSSEDEEEEEEEEEEELEENDEGAEEEREGVYSEASRDH comes from the exons ATGCCGCCCCGCCCTGCAATAGCGCGAGGAACGGGGTCACAGCGCACGCCCAGAGATGCCAACAAATCGACTGGCGAGGAAGCCAGAGGCGTCGCGGGTCAATCGTCGTCTCTGAAGCTGGACACCCCTCCGAAGTCGCTGCCCTTGTCCTTATCGCTGAGCTCGGGTGAGTCGGGAGACAACACGAGCCTGGGCGAAAACTCCCTGAATTTAAGCTACGCCTCGATTCCGACGGACAGCGACCCTTCCCTCGAGAAGTCGGCCGAGAGGCTCTACGGAAAGACGACGACTGGCACCTCGAGGTCGACCTTGGCATCACAGTCGAGGTCATCATTCCCGGATAAGTCACCTGGCCTGGCCCGGGCCGGCAGTAACAGACTTACCTCATCAGTGTCACGTCTCTCCCCGGCTAGACGTAACGCCAACGACGTCACGAGGGCCAGCGACTCGAAATTGGACCGAACTCTGAGTGCCAGTTCGTCCCACATCACCGCCAAGGCTTCTGTCACTCGCACCCTTTCGGGACCGAAGAGCTCCCTGGCGTCTGCAGACAGTGCCAGCAGGGCGAGAATCGTCAGGAGGGTCATGAGTGGCAGTCGAACGAACCTGAGCAAAAAGAAATCGACGTCGAAGACGTCCCTGGTCGTGGGGCGCCATAATCTCTACAACAGAAACAAATCGGGTTCGAAGAATTCGCTGCTCGGATCTCGTAACAACCTATTCCGGGCCAGTCTGGACTCGCAGAAGACGGAAAGCACCACCGATTCCGGTTGCAATTCGCCTCTCTACGGGAGTCAGTGTTCGCTGGACGGCGACCGGAAGAGACAGAGTTCCTCCCCGTGCCCCCCCAGCCTGCGCAAACAGTCGGGGGGCTCGAGTTCCTTCATCTCCAGAATGTCCAGATCAGACGCGAAGCCGAAGACCAAAGAAAGAAGCAAATCGAAGGAGAACGTCAAACGGGAGTCGGCCACGCCCACTCGATCACCTGTCAGGACACCCGATACGACGACGACACCTGTAGCCGTGACCCCAGAACCAGAAACGGCGACCGCAAAGACAGAACCCGATTCCGTCGACGATGATATGGGCACTGATACGGGTATGGGGACTTCAGTCGAAGAGACGAAGGGGTGCGAGGCGGACAGTACCTTCCCTACTGTAGCAGGAGCCACAGTTCCCAAACTCCAGGTGAAGATCGTCCACGCCCACACAGATAACAGTGCGAGTCAACTATATGAAAACATGGGGAAACCAACGACGTCTTTTGAGAACATAAACAAACCGGTCACACCTATCAAGAGGTCTTGTAGCCTTCAGCTCTCCCGGGACTCGGATCCTGCCGCCATCAGGAGGAGATTCTACGAGATGAGAGCGAAGAGCCTCTCCCAATCTACCTGCGACGGATACCTGAGTGACTTGGGCAAAGAGAACATCATACCCCTTCCCGAagtaggagcaggagcaggagggggagggggaggagggggaatcAGCGTGTCTTTCCGATCTGTCACTTCGCCAGTCCGCCGCCCTTCGGTGAATATCATTCCTAATTGTATCGTTTCCCCTGAAAACGACGAAAGGGGGAGTGGGTCGAGGGAAAAGAGAGAAGTGACGAAGGTTGTCATCGTTCCCGAGGTAAAGACGAAGGAAGAAAAAGGGATACAGGTTGAGGCATCCAGCagcgaagatgaagaagaagaagaagaagaggaagaggaggaattagAGGAAAATGATGAGGgagcagaagaagagagagagggcgtttATTCGGAA GCGAGTCGGGACCATTAG
- the LOC135213991 gene encoding fibroin heavy chain-like, which yields MKFKASLKRHPWRKKKLTSPSSSSPRYAFGHHDFARSHLRGFSTATTLAPRVDPSLYNELVTPKDPRIGQDTPDRGQILYRSRPMVVICPSSEEEADDDEFGEVQKVPINLYYDSYGDVIEHSLWARLNSREHPPAVQGHVPAGHAAEGKRRRSCDYHQRAREEEYAAAVRRRFSHDNVQVRVGGEGGGGGGGGVDLGELSRRCYVTGEFVRLTEKEHDDLAEAMEYYWLEKDLLEELDGSDLEEEGSRSETKGKGRKRGGGRRKNRKHRVTDREAAATGVTAGPVDSGRTLPAAAAAAAAAAAGYGRGLREGEGRGIGSERPPVPTHFSHPTLHYGSSSFIDPQDMIWASMCAMYPSVEWRDVGVGGGVAAGGGGGGGGGGGSEGLGAARDITNRQCKSTCVSGRATTAASSSRTPVGAQAYASNPRRRRSRSRNGSRARNDDDESRATQQDMSHWNKKTTSARVSRDAGGTSAAKRSDQLLSVRRDGAKRSPSRSPHRQTATTKTSAGATLPGHAQCHALTHIDYDNAAPDWHHHRCQGRSGRERESQALGGGMSSSSSSVHPPSSHGGQKQRSAGGGGGGGPPSIVGRRGGGGGGVGVGGGEGAWSSSGGGGGGGGARSQASGTCGALGHLGTSPAVSARALPRAHVRPNGANANSSSASHHPSGVGHRNDSVHSEPSVKTVTASSVDNSSVTVTKSGGAFVDGEEWHPSPPGEGGATPVCEGECTCAMPCKVSGIPVYQGRGGGEQARNSSSNNNNIINPREDAPPPSVPSGGAGARGRSATGGGGGGGGGSHGTSGRRNGSNKTTTSSCSSSSSQGLPTTGRSTSLVGRRGSFGSSGASSRGGNPIHDSEVDLNRRASLPGPGGGANDDSGRGSHYRSRASPLPSTSRSSHRGTSPGMGARAPSPAVPRKTPTPTRRREAQTPPSTPMTRRPPPRAVYQVRLSPNASSSSSSRDSPPLQRDRDKPRRDYQS from the coding sequence ATGAAGTTCAAAGCGTCCCTGAAACGTCACCCCTGGCGTAAGAAGAAACTGACCTCGCCTTCCTCCTCTTCGCCTCGCTACGCCTTCGGACACCATGACTTCGCCAGGTCACACCTGCGGGGCTTCTCCACGGCCACCACCCTGGCCCCTAGGGTCGACCCATCGCTCTACAACGAACTCGTCACCCCGAAGGACCCCAGGATCGGCCAGGACACGCCCGACAGGGGGCAGATCCTGTACCGGAGTCGGCCGATGGTGGTCATATGCCCCTCGAGCGAGGAAGAGGCCGACGACGACGAATTCGGGGAGGTCCAGAAGGTCCCCATCAACCTCTACTACGACTCCTACGGGGACGTCATCGAACACAGCCTGTGGGCGCGCCTCAACTCGCGCGAACATCCCCCCGCCGTCCAGGGGCATGTGCCCGCGGGGCACGCTGCCGAAGGGAAGAGGAGGCGCTCATGCGATTACCACCAGAGGGCCAGGGAGGAGGAGTACGCCGCCGCCGTCAGGAGGAGGTTTTCCCACGACAACGTCCAGGTTCGCGTCGGtggcgaaggaggaggaggaggaggaggaggagtcgatCTAGGCGAACTAAGTCGAAGGTGTTACGTCACGGGGGAGTTCGTGAGACTGACGGAGAAGGAACACGACGACCTGGCGGAGGCAATGGAGTACTACTGGCTGGAGAAGGACCTCCTGGAGGAGCTGGACGGCAGCGACCTGGAGGAGGAGGGATCGAGGAGCGAGACCAAGGGCAAAGGGCggaagagaggaggggggaggaggaagaacagGAAGCACAGAGTGACGGACCGAGAGGCGGCTGCGACGGGAGTGACGGCAGGGCCAGTGGACAGCGGGAGGACCTtacctgcagcagcagcagcagcagcagcagcagcagcaggttaTGGGCGGGGCTTGCGAGAGGGCGAGGGGCGGGGCATCGGCAGCGAGCGGCCACCTGTGCCCACCCACTTCTCTCACCCAACCTTGCATTACGGCTCCTCTTCCTTCATTGACCCCCAAGACATGATATGGGCCTCCATGTGTGCCATGTACCCGAGCGTTGAGTGGAGGGACGTGGGCGTTGGGGGTGGAGTggcggcaggaggaggaggaggaggaggagggggaggagggagtgaGGGCTTAGGGGCCGCTCGAGACATCACGAACCGTCAGTGTAAGAGTACCTGTGTTAGTGGTCGCGCGACAACGGCTGCCTCCTCTTCCCGGACACCTGTCGGAGCCCAGGCCTATGCCAGCAACCCCCGACGACGTCGCAGCCGAAGTCGCAATGGTTCTAGAGCCCGGAATGACGACGACGAGAGCAGAGCCACGCAGCAGGACATGAGCCACTGGAACAAGAAGACGACGAGTGCCAGGGTCTCGCGCGACGCAGGAGGAACTTCCGCTGCCAAAAGGAGCGATCAGCTGTTATCAGTTCGACGAGATGGTGCCAAGCGCAGTCCATCTCGCTCGCCCCATCGCCAAACAGCGACAACCAAAACTTCGGCGGGCGCTACGTTACCTGGTCATGCCCAATGCCACGCCCTCACCCACATAGATTATGATAACGCGGCACCCGATTGGCACCACCACCGGTGCCAGGGACGGAgtggaagggagagggagagccAGGCACTGGGAGGAGGAATGTCTTCCAGTTCTTCGTCTGTCCATCCACCTTCTTCGCATGGGGGACAAAAGCAACGATCAGctgggggaggaggtggaggagggccTCCTTCAATTGTCGGGAggcgtggtggtggtggtggtggtgttggtgttggtggtGGAGAAGGAGCGTGGAGTAGTAgtggtgggggtggtggtggtggtggcgctCGTAGCCAGGCGAGCGGAACATGTGGAGCACTGGGCCATCTGGGAACTTCCCCAGCAGTCTCAGCGCGCGCTCTGCCACGTGCACACGTGCGGCCCAACGGCGCCAACGCCAACAGTAGTAGCGCGTCTCATCATCCTTCCGGTGTCGGTCATCGCAACGACAGTGTTCACAGTGAGCCAAGTGTTAAAACAGTGACCGCCAGCAGTGTGGATAACAGCAGTGTAACAGTGACGAAGAGCGGTGGTGCTTTTGTTGACGGAGAAGAATGGCACCCGTCGCCCCCAGGGGAGGGTGGTGCCACCCCCGTGTGTGAGGGCGAGTGCACCTGTGCCATGCCCTGCAAAGTGTCAGGGATACCCGTTTATCAGGGGCGCGGCGGTGGCGAACAAGCgcgcaacagcagcagcaacaacaacaacatcatcaaCCCCCGGGAAGATGCGCCACCCCCTAGTGTTCCCTCCGGGGGGGCTGGCGCACGAGGAAGGAGTgctactggaggaggaggaggagggggaggggggagtcaTGGTACCAGTGGCCGTCGAAATGGTAGCAACaaaaccaccacctcctcctgttcctcctcctcctcccaggggCTCCCCACCACGGGTCGCTCCACTTCCCTagtggggaggagggggagcTTCGGCTCCAGCGGGGCTTCTTCCAGGGGAGGGAATCCCATACACGACAGCGAAGTCGATCTGAATCGGAGGGCGTCGCTACCTGGCCCCGGAGGGGGTGCCAACGACGACAGCGGGAGAGGATCTCATTACCGCTCCAGAGCCTCTCCTCTGCCCTCGACCTCCCGTTCCTCGCACCGAGGGACCTCCCCGGGAATGGGTGCCAGGGCTCCTTCCCCAGCGGTGCCAAGGAAGACTCCGACGCCCACGCGAAGGCGTGAAGCCCAGACGCCCCCTTCCACGCCCATGACGCGCCGCCCACCACCGAGGGCAGTCTACCAAGTGAGATTGTCCCCgaatgcctcctcctcctcctcctcgcgggATTCCCCGCCCTTGCAGAGGGACAGGGACAAACCTCGTCGAGATTACCAGTCGTGA